AGAACCTCAACATCAAAATGGTCGCCGCCCATGAGAACAGAGAAGTTGTCTCCTTTTTCGGTTATGTCTATATCGTAAGAGCGTCCGTCAATAATGATCGAGTACAGATTGTCGCCCATGCGCGCGAAGTCAACCGTGCTTGTTTTGCCGTCAATACTGACGGTAAACACATTCGAGGTTTCCTCCACAATGTCTATGGTGTATTCCTGCTCGCCTTTATCAACCGTTGCGAAGTACTGTCTTTTAGTTATCATTATCCACCCCTTATCCGAGCCTGTTTCCGAGGCTTGTCAGCCTTCCGAAGCGTTTCCAGTTGCTTTCGCCCACATCCCTTCTGGTGACGGAGCGCTGGGCTGAGATCTTCTCACTCAGAAGCTGCTTGATAGCAGCAGCGATGAGCGCAACAGAGGGATCCTTCTGTTCTTTACGCTGAAGATCTTCCATGTCGAACTTAGAATCGATGAAGCCGGTGTCATAGTTGCCCGCAAGGAAAGTTTCGTTCTTAAGCACACGCTGGTGGAACGGTATGGATGTTTTAATGCCCGATACCTTGTATTCTGTGAGTATCCTTTTCATGGCTATGATAGCGCTCTCTCTTGTTTTGCCGAAGGAGCACACTTTAGCTATCATAGGGTCATAGTAAAGGGGAACTTCGTAGCCAGCGAAGGCTCCGCTTTCCACCCTTACGTTCGGACCGCCCGGAGTTTCGTACACGGTGATGAGCCCCGGTGAGGGAGCAAAGTTGTTGCTGGGATCTTCTGCGTAAATCCTGCACTCAATAGCGTGTCCGTTCCTGACTATCTCTTCCTGCTTGTAGGTGAGGGTTTTCCCTTCGGCAACCTTGATCATTTCGGTCACTATATCGACCCCTGTGATCATCTCCGTTATGGGGTGCTCAACCTGAAGCCTTGTGTTCATTTCAAGGAAATAGAAGTTCTGATCCTCACCGACGATGAACTCCATGGTTCCTGCGCTGTAATAGCCGATAGCCTTAACAGCCTTCACCGCAACATCATACATCTTCGCCCTTGTGGCATCGTTTATGAAGGGTGACGGAGCCTCTTCTATGACCTTCTGGTGGCGGCGCTGGATTGAGCATTCACGCTCAAAGAGGTGAAGCGCATTGCCGTGCTTATCGCCCAGAACCTGTATCTCAACATGGTGCGGGCCTATGATGAACTTCTCAATGTACATATCCCCGTTGCCGAAGGCGTTTGCAGCCTCGGAGGAGGCCATACGGAAAGATGACTCGAAGTCTTCCTCACTCTTAACAAGCCTCATCCCTTTTCCGCCGCCGCCGTGAACGGCTTTCAGCATTATGGGATAACCGACTTCGCGTGCGGTTTTCTTTGCCTCTTCAACATCGCGTATGGCGTTCTTGGTTCCGGGAACAACAGGCACGCCCGCCTCAACCATTGCGTTTCTTGCGCCGGTTTTGGAGCCCATGAGCTTGATGTGCTCGGCGGAGGGGCCTATGAAGATTATACCTTCCTCTTCAAGACGCTGAACAAACGTGGGGTTCTCAGAGTAAAACCCGTAGCCGGGGTGAATTGCCGCACCGGCCTGCTTTGCGATTTCGATTATTTTATCAGCTTTCAGGTAACTGGTATCATTATCAGCCTCAGAAATGCAGTAAGCCTCGTCAGCATACCTTACGTGGGGGGCTGTTCTGTCTGCGTTGGTGTAAATGGCAACGGTTTTTATGCCCAGCCTGCGGCAGGTTCTGAAAACCCTTATGGCTATTTCGCCTCTGTTGGCGACAAGTATCTTTTTAATATCAGGCATTTTGTCCTCCTCTTAAAGCGGCAGATTGTCGTGCTTCTTGGGCGGGTTAGACTGCCTTTTGTTCGCAAGAAGCTCAAAAGCCTGAATTATTTTCGGTCTGGTCAGTTCGGGCAGAATTATTTCATCTATGAAGCCCAGTTCCGCAGCCCTGTAAGGGTTGGCAAAGGTTTCCCTGTACTCGTCAACCTTCTGTTTCTGCAGGGCGGCGGGGTCACTGGCACTGGTGATCTCTTTTTTATAGAGAATCTGCGCCGCGCCGTCCGGCCCCATAACTGCTATTTCCGCTGTGGGGAAGGCATAGTTAATATCGCCTCTTACATGCTTGGAACTGAGAACGTCATATGCGCCGCCGTAAGCCTTTCTGGTGATTACAGTAACTTTCGGCACAGTTGATTCGCAGTAAGCGTAAAGGAGTTTTGCGCCGTGGCGGATGATTCCGCCGTATTCCTGCGCCACGCCGGGCATGAAGCCGGGCACATCCACAAGGGTAAGCAGAGGAATGTTGAAAGCATCGCAGAAACGGACGAACCTTGCCGCTTTGACTGATGAGTCGATGTCAAGAGCACCGGCCATAATCGCAGGCTGGTTGGCAACTATGCCCACTGTCCTGCCGTTGAGGCGGCAGAAGCCTATGATGATGTTTTTCGCAAAATGCTCCTGTATTTCAAAGAAGTTGCCGTCATCCACAATTTTCTGGATGAGTTCATGCATGTCGTAAGGTTTGTTGGCATCAACAGGTATTATATCGTGAATTGAAATTTCGGTTCTGTTGGGGTCGTCCTTAGTGGGGACGATAGGTGCTTCCTCCATGTTGTTGGAGGGGATGAAGCTGAAAAGCTCTCTGATTTTAAGAAGACAATCCTCATCATTCTCAGTGGCGAAGTGAGCAACCCCGCTTTTTGAGTTGTGGGTCATTGCTCCGCCAAGCTGCTCTTTTGTCACATCCTCACTGGTAACGGTTTTAACAACCTCAGGACCGGTGATGAACATGTAGCTTGTGTCCTTAACCATGAAGGTGAAGTCCGTAAGTGCGGGAGAGTAAACCGCGCCGCCTGCGCAGGGCCCCATGATAGCGCTTATCTGGGGAACAACACCTGAGGAAAGGGTGTTTCTGAGGAAAATGTCGGCATAACCGGCAAGGGACATAACACCTTCGTGAATCCTTGCGCCGCCTGAGTCGTTAAGACCGATGACGGGGCAGCCGAGTTCGATGGCTTTGTCCATGATTTTGCAGATTTTTTTGGCGAACATTTCGGAAAGAGAACCACCGAGAACAGTAAAATCCTGAGAGAAAACAAAGACAGTTCTTCCGTTGATCTTTCCATAACCTGTAACAACACCGTCGCCGAAGACTTTGCTCTTTTCCATGCCGAAGTTGGTGCATCTGTGAACCACGAACTTATCAAGCTCAACGAAAGTACCTTTATCAAGGAGTTTATCGATCCTTTCGCGGGCGCTGAGCTTGCCCTGCTCGTGCTGTTTCTTGATCCTGTCCAGGCCGCCTCCCAGTTCTGCAATACTGTTAAGCTCCTGGAACTTTTTGATTTTCTCTTTCATGAAAGTCCCCCATTTTTTTCTTATATGGCTCAAATATAAAAACATAATTTATTATAAGTGTCAACTGGCAATATAAGTTTTCATAATATAATCAAACACTTTTTCTTTGTTTATATACCAGTTATTTATGGAAACCGATCATTCATAACGTCATTATGAAAGAGGATAAGTTAAACTGTTATTATGGTTTTTAACACCGGAAAACAGCGATATTTTCCATAATCTGAAATGGTTTGCAGACTTTTTAAAATAGCACAAGAGTTATTGTTTATCAGGTTTTTAGAACTTAAGGACTGTTTTAGAATGTACTTTGAAAAAAGGAAGCTAAAGAACGGAAAGCGGACTTAATATCCCATTCCTGATTTATTCTTTCACCGCAATAGTTTGAAACACTTCTTGCCTGCATGACCTTCACACCGCAGCGCAGAGCGGACAAGCCCACCGGAGCACCCTCCATATTCTCCACTACTGCATTTGTTTTATTATAATAGATATTTGCAAGCAGATCACACGAACTGAGAAGTGACACAGTATTGGATTCGGCATTGCTCAGAGAAGGTATTTTTTCAAATTTAGTAAAATTATTCTCACATACCGGAAAGCCCTCCTCACCAAGAAGCCTTATTTCAGAGTCTATTAACAATGCCTCATCCGCAAACCAGTCTTTAACTACGCTCACAATATCCCCCGTTTTCAGCCCGCTCTGCCTGTAGGCGCCGCATATTCCCGCCAGAATAGCCTCTTCGGGATGTATTTCAGAGAAAATTAAGGCAGAGGCGAAGGCAGCATTAGTTTTGCTCACCCCTGTGACAAAAACACGCATCCCGCGCCACTCGCCGCATGGAATGCCGTATTTCCATTCATTAAGAGTGATTTTGCCCAATGAGCCGTATAGTTCGTTCACCGTGGGAAAAAGCAGAATCATTAAAACTCCTCATAAAAATCAGGGTATTTATCAAGCATACCGCGTGTACGGAGGAATTTCTCTGTTTCATCAACTCTTGCAAGAAGTTTTCCCTTATCCCTCGGCAGAACGCCTTCAAGGGGTACAAAGTTTGACACATGGTTGGAGCGGAAAATCATTGCGCCTTCATTAATACCGGAAACGAAACGCCTGATTTCATCAATAAGATCACCTATGCGCGGTTTTTCTATGCTGTCAAAATAGTCGCGTCTGCGTCTCAGGAAAAGTGTCAGGAGCGACACATATTTAGGCTTCGCAGCGTTCAGCCATGCCGTAGTTTCTTCCATATGCTGACGGCTGAGTATTCTTCCGCCGCCGCCAAGAATAACCATGACCGAAAAATCGATCCCCTGCTCTTTAATTAACTGAACCTTAGGGAGAAGTTTGTCCGCTTTCATCCCTTTATTCATCAGTTCCAGCACTCTGTTGTCAGCGCTCTCTAGACCGAAATAAAGAAGCCTGAGCCCTTTCTCCCTGAGAAGTTTCCATTCCGCAGCGCTCTTTTTCATCAGAGCCTGCGGGCCTGCGTAGCTGCTTATTCTTCGTAAGGAAGGGAATTTTACAGTGAGAGCATCCAGAATCACAGCCAGTTCAGCGGTGGGGTAAATCACTCCGTCACCGTCTGCAAGAAAAACCCGGTGAACATGGCGGGAGTAAGATTCGGGTATTCTGTTAATCTCTGAGAGAACATCATCCAAAGGCTTTATGCGGAAAGGCTTATCAATATACATGCCGCAGAAGGCGCACTTGTTGTATGAGCAGCCTTCCGTTATCTGAAATATAAGGGAGTCCACCTCGCTGGGCGGCCTGTAGAGGGGTTCGGTATGATGGGGCATGTTCATTAAAACAGCCTCTTGAGAACCTCTTCCGTTGCGCCGGAGCGGTTTAGGGTATAGAAGTGGATGCCCCTCACACCGTTTTTCCAGAGGCATTCGCACTGTTTAACAGCATAGTCCACACCTAGGGAGAACATATCCTCATCGCTTTTCCCCTCCATAGCACTGACAATTGAGGAGGGAACCTCAACACCGCACATCTGGGTAAAACGGATGACCTGTGATATATTGGTGATAGGCATAACACCTGCAATTACCGGGATGGTTATCCCTGCCTTTTCACACTTTTCGATGAACCTGTAGAAGTAGTCATTCACAAAAAACAGCTGGGTTATTGCAAAATCTGCACCAAGATCCTGTTTAAGCTTAAGATGTTCCAGCTCCTTATCCAGATTTCTTGTCTGCACATGCCCTTCGGGGTAGCATGCCACGCCGACGCTATAATCCCCGCTTTTTTTCAGGAATTTAACCAGATCTGATGCGTACTCGAACTCCTTGCTTATCTCATCCGGGTTCATATCCTGCGGAACATCGCCCCTGAGAGCCAGAATATTCTTAACGCCTATTGAGTTAAGCTCGGATGTGACAGACTGTATCACCTCACCCGTTGCGGCTATGCATGTGAGGTGCATCATAACCTCAAGACCGTAATCCACACGGGTTCTGCGTATCCATTCCACAGTTTTTTCAGTGGTGCTCCCCCCTGCACCGTAAGTTACGGAAACAAAATCGGGGTTGTATTTTTTTAACTGAGAAATTGTATCAAAAAGAACTGATTCCGCCTCCTCTTTTTTTGGGGGGAAAAATTCGAAAGATATTGTGCGTTTTGAATTTATTATATCAATAATTTTCATGGGACTTCTCCGGATGTTTAATGAAAAATAACCGCAGAATGCGTTGACTGCAAGAAATATTTATGAAATAGTCATTACAGATGAAGCTTATCTCTATTTATAAAAAAATCCTGCTGGCGTTTATCCTCTATGTCTTCCTGCTGAATACATGCACATTTCTGACCACCCTTAACCCCAAAGCGTTTCTAAACCCTTTTCATATAAAGACAAGAACAATCAGCGTGTATCATCTTGTCCGTCATGTCGTGCTGGTTTCGGGTGTGGCTTTCAGAGAAATACCCAGAGAGCTGATAAACGAAAAAGCTGAACATTATTCCGATAAATACGGGGTAGACCCTGACCTTGTTAAAATAGTGATCGATGTGGAATCAAAGTACAATAAGTTTGCAATATCCAGAACCGGAGCTATGGGGCTTATGCAGCTTATGCCTATAACCTTCGGCGATATGGGCGGGCAGGATCCGTTTGATATGGACACAAACCTTGAAGCGGGGATAAAGTACCTCTCCATCCAGCTAAGAAGGTTCAATAATACAGAACTGGCTCTTTCCGCATACAATGCAGGGCCTTACACTGTTTCATCCAGAGGCAACAGAGTGCCCGATTTCGGGGAGACGCAGCGGTACGTCAAAAAAATAATGTACCGCTACAGTCAGGTTGCAGGGCAGGACTAAACCAGTTTCCTCACCACATAGTCAGCATCCGCCTCAAACGGGGTGGACTTCATATTCGGTTTACCCAAAGCATAAGCGGCCATCACAGACTTTTCCTCCATACTGAGAACGCTGCTGAGAGACTCAGCACCAAGCCTTTCCAGCCAGAAATCCAGATCAAAGCCATGCTTCTCAAACAGTGACGGAATAACACCGAACTTCTGCACGCCTTTTTCACGGAGCATTTCCATAAAACACGGAATCAGCATTGCGTTTGCTGTACCGTGATGGATTTTCTTATTGTTTGTCAGGTAATAACCCAGACTGTGCAGGAGGGTGGTTCCCGTATGCAGAATCACAGTGCCCGCAAGGGACGAAGCATACATAAAATTAGCCAGCGCACGGTCGTCCTTGAGATCTTCCGCCGCCGAAAGAGTTGCCAGAATGAGCTCCATTGAAGTCATGGCGCACATATCGCTGAAAGGGTTTGCACGGAGGGAGATAAGCCCCTCCATTGAGTGTGTGAACGCATCAAACACAGTGGCAAGGAGTGTGCGCTCATTCAGGGTTTTCAGCAGTCCGGGATCAAGCACAGCCCATTTTGGGAACATGCATGGCTTGGTGAAATTTATTTTATCGGTCTTCTCGGCATCGGTAATGATGGAATAAGCGTTCATCTCACTGCCTGTGCCGCATGTGGTGGGTACGGCAAGCACGGGCAAGGGTTTGTTGGGCATATCTTTTTTTGCCAGAAGCTCATAGAAGCTGTCGTTATTTGCAGCAAACACCGCTATCGACTTCGCAGCATCCAGAGGGCTTCCGCCCCCCACTGCTATCACAGCCTCGCATCTGGCGCTGCGCATGAATGTGCCGCCGCGTATTATCGTATTTATGGACGGGTTTTCCTCCACCTCTGAAAAAAAGTGAAGCTGCTTACCCGCAAGCTCAGCCTCAAGAAACGCCCTCATCCCTGTGGCATCAAGGGAAGTCCGCCCTGAAACTATGCCTATGGTTCTGAATGGCGCCATCAGTTCTTTGATTTTTTCTATGCTGCCGAAGCCGAAAAAAGCCTCCACAGGGCTGTGGAACGAAAATATATAGCTCATGGCTTACATACCCGTAAATTTTCCGTTTTCAAAAACAAGCCTTCCGTCCAGATAAGCCTTTCCGTCTTCCATAGCCTTTATCATGTCCCAGTGAATGCCGGATTTGTTTTTCCCGCCCGCTTCGGGGTATGAGGCTCCGACAGCCATATGGATTGTGCGGCCTATTTTTTCATCAAACAGGATGTTTTTTGTGGGTTTGGTGATGGATTCGTTAAGACCGAAGGCTATCTCGCCTATGAAGCGCGAACCTTCGTCTGTTTCAAGAACAGACTGGAGAAAGTCGTTCCCTTTTTCGGCGTGAGCCTCCATGATTTTGCCTTTTTCAATTTTGAGGGTTATTCCGCCCGCTTCCACACCCATGTAAGATGTGGGTACGTCAAAGTATATGGAACCGTTTACTCCGTCCTCCACGGGGCTGGTGAAAACCTCTCCGTCCGGCATGTTGTGGTGTCCGTTGCAGTTAATCCATTTGCGGCCGTCAACATTGAATGTGATGTCTGTCTTGTTTCCCACTATGCGGAGCTCCTTAGTTCCGTTGAGGAGGCCTGTTATTTTCTGCTGATATTCATCAACGGATCTCCACGCGGCTACCGGGTCGTCCTCGTGCAGTCTGCATGCGCGGTAAACAAACTCAGTGTACTCATCCAGAGACATTTCCGCATCCTGCGCCATCGCTGCGGTGGGATAAGGGCAGAGCGACCAGCGGAACTCACCTTTCTGTTCCCTGTCCATAAGCACCTCACGCACTTTTGCGTATGATTTGGCGTATGCGGCTATCTTCGACTTATCAGCCCCAGTAAGCTGCTTTGTGTTGTCAGTGGCATCGATGTATATTGATGCGGTTACATTGTGAGTATCAGCCCACACACTCTGCGGTATGAACTCAAGCTGGTCTTTTTCCGCATGTTTGTAAAAAACAGACTGCTGACCGGAAAATGCCAGACGCAGAACAGGATAAGCTCCGGTTTCAAGGGTTTTTGCATATATTTCCTTTATAAGAGGCTCACTCACCGTTTCCGCACGGATGAGAAGTATATCCCCTTTTCTTAAGGACAGGCTGTATTCGCATATAAGTTTGGCTAATTTCTTTTCAAGACTCATTGTAAGCTCCCCGTAGTTTTTCTTCTGACATAACATAATCCATTTTGTTTAATAAAAAAAGGGAAGGCTGAAAGACAGGTGCAGTCGTACATGCTTTATTAAAAAGAAATGGATCTGTTTTTGAGGGGACTGGTTTAATCATGCCTATCAAAATCCCCCTCTGCTCCCCCTTTGCAAAGGGGGAAGTTATTGCTGATAAAACAAAAAACCCCTCTTTACAAAGAGGGGCCTAGGATATTTTCAGCAAAAGTTTTTCGCACACGCTCGCGGGCGGGTAAACCGCCCTTCGCTCCGCACGGCGCGCCCGCTTCCTGCGGGCGCGGGGAAACGTCTATCTCCTTTTGAGGTTATAAAAAGAGCCGAGCCCTTTATACACCCCTTGATCAACGAGTTCTTCCTCGATTCGGAGGAGCTGGTTGTATTTGGCGATGCGGTCGGTTCTGGAGGCAGAGCCGGTTTTGATCTGGCCTGCGTTTACAGCAACTGCGAGGTCGGCTATCGTCGTATCCTCAGTTTCGCCGGAGCGGTGAGAGATAATGTTTGTATAGCCCGCTGTTTTGGCTGTTTCAATTGTATGAAGGGTTTCTGTAAGCGTACCTATCTGATTCAGCTTAACGAGAACAGAGTTTGCAACCCCTTTTCTGATTCCTTCCTGAAGACGCTTAACGTTGGTAACAAACAGATCATCCCCCACAAGCTGGATTTTGCTTCCCAGAGCGTCAGTGAGTTTTTTCCATCCGTCCCAGTCGTTTTCGTAAAGGCCGTCCTCTATTGAGATGATCGGGTATTTTCCGCAGAGGTATGAGTAGTACTCAACCATGTCATCAGCAGATTTCTCAGGGTTCTTTTCTGCCGCCATGAAGTATTTGCCGTCTTTATAAAACTCGCTCGCAGCCGCATCCAGCGCAAGGCAGATGTCCTCGCCGGGTTTGTAGCCTGCGCTTTCTATGGCGCGGAGAATAACTTCTATGGCTTCCTCGTTTGACTTAAGATCTGGAGCAAAGCCGCCCTCATCACCCACCGCCGTGTTGTATTTTTTCTCATGGAGCACTTTTTTCAGGGCATGGAAAGTTTCAGTGCCCATCCTGAGAGCGTCACGGAAGGTTTCAGCGCCCACAGGCATGATCATGAATTCCTGAATATCCACGTTGTTGTCTGCGTGCTGTCCGCCGTTGATGATGTTCATCATAGGAGTGGGAAGAGTGTGGGCGAACGCGCCGCCTATGTATTTATAGAGAGGGAGCGAAGAAGCATCCGCAGCGGCCTTCGCGCATGCGAGTGAAACACCGAGGATGGCGTTTGCGCCGAGTTTGGATTTATTGTCTGTTCCGTCAAGGTCTATGAGTATCTCGTCTATGAGTTTCTGCTCAAGGACATCTATCCCCTCAAGCTCGTCAGAAATAATTTCGTTAACATTCTGAACGGCTTTCAGAACACCCTTGCCGAGGTATCTGCTTTTGTCGCCGTCTCTGAGTTCAACAGCCTCATGCTCGCCTGTGGAAGCACCTGAGGGAACGGCAGCCCTGCCTAAAAATCCGCCGCTTGTAACAACCTCTACCTCGACCGTGGGATTGCCTCTGGAATCAAGGATTTCCCGTGCATAAACCTCAATAATATCTGTCATTTTCTACTCCCGGATTTATATTTTTTTCATTACGGTTATTTGGTGCCGTAAGTATATATTGAAAAATTGCGAAAATACAATATGATTTGTTTTCCCGCATTTCCTACGGCGGGCTTTCCGTGCGTGTTCTCAGGGGATGCGGCGGATTCATTAAACAAGGCAGGTACTATGTACGATATACCAAGTCTGCTGTTTGCGGACAGACAGGGCAATATATATGACCACCCCAGCCTGAAAATGGCTGTGAGAAGCGAAAATTATAACTTTGTTCCGTATGAGACGGAGCTTATTGAACTCCCCGAATCCTCCAGACTGTATTTCATGCCGAACACCCACCCCATAGCCTATAATCAGGACACGGCAAATATGGAAACGTTCTCCGGCGGCATGGCTGTCAGCGCATTTCTGGCTCCGGGGTTTCTGCGCCTGTTCCTTCCGGCATATAAAAAGCTGGATACGGAAATCCTTCCCCTTTACGCATACACTGCGGTGGGTTGGATGAACGGCAAGTTTGTTGTTCCTGCCATTAAGATAGACGATGATTCAAAGTGGAACCCGTGTCTTTATGACTACTCGGACGCTTTCAAGCCGAAAGTTCAGGCATACCTCGGCAAATACCCGGAAAACAGGCTGTACAGACAGCTCGCCAAATGCGCACTGGAATACCACTGCACAGCGGCAAAAAATGTTTTCATGGGCAGATGGGAATGCCCCATCCCCACTGCGCCCTCATGCAACAGCAGGTGTCTGGGCTGCATATCCAAACAGCCTGCGGAGTGCTGCCCCTCCCCTCAGTCCCGCATTGAATTTGTCCCCTCCCCCAAGGAGATAATAGAAGTGGCGCTGAACCATTATGAAACAGCGGAAGAGCCGATAATCAGCTTCGGTCAGGGCTGCGAGGGCGACCCCATAACAGAGGCCGAAACCATAGCAAAGGCTGTTTCCGTCATTAAGAAAAAAGCGCCGAACATGACCATTAACTTCAACTCAAACTGCTCAAGCCCTGAAAAGCTCAAGCTCCTTCTGGACGCAGGGGTTGACAGTATAAGAGTGAGCATGAACTCCGCCAACCATACAACATATGAAATGTACTACTCACCAGTGAACTACGATTTCGGTGATGTGCTGAAAAGTATCGAACTGGCAAATAAATATAAGGTTTACGTTTCCCTCAACCTTCTCACCATCCCCGGCGTGAATGACCGTGAAGGTGAGCTGAATACGCTCCTTGACTTTCTCGGAGCTTACAATATTGACCTTATCCAGCTTCGGAACCTTAATATTGACCCGGATTTTCTCTTCTCAAAAATGAAGTTTAAAACAGAGGAAATTCTCGGACTCAAAAACATGCTAAAATTAATTAAGCGTAAAAACAAAAATGTCAGGTTCGGTTATTTCAACCGCACGAAGGAAAACTTTTTTAAAGACTTCGGATTCCCTGACCTTAAAAGGAGATAAACCATGAAGAAGCTTCTTGTATTGGCAATCGTCATCTGCTTTGCGGCAACCGCTTTCGCTGATGACATCAAACTCCGCCCCGGCATGACCCAGAGCGATTTCAAGACCTTCACCAAGGAACTCGGCTCAGTTATTTCGTTTGACCCCAACAGCCCCGCAGACCCTCTCGGCATACTGGGCTTTGACATAGCCGCCGAAGCGTCATTCAATATAATTGACACCGGCATATGGGACAAGGCCGCCTCCGACGGCGATTCGCAGGAAGCTCTCGTTATGTACAGACTGCACGCTCAGAAGGGACTCCCCGGCAAGATTGACATAGGCGCGATGATAGGCCAGTCTGCAAACTCTGACCTCACAGTTGCAGGTGTTTCAATAAAATACGCCATACTTGAAGGTACAATGGCAACACCTGCCCTCTCTCTGAGAGCGGCCTATTCTCAGGTTGTCGGTCACGACGAGATAGACGCATACAACGCCAACATAGGCCTTTTTATCAGCAAGGGCATACTTATTGTCAAACCCTATGCGGGCATAGTCGGCTCTATGAGCTACCTGAAAGAAAGCTCCGATGCGGTTGATCTGGACGCTGAAACAGCGTACACCGCAAAGGGCATACTCGGCGTACAGGTTACCCCGTTCCCCTTCCTTAAGTTCAACGCTGAGGCGGGAATAGGCGAAATAAACCAGCTGAGCCTTAAGGCGGGCATACGCTTCTGATGAATAAAAAACGTTTCGATTACATAGTGCTCGGCAGCGGCGTGGCAGGTTTGCGCGCCGCAATCGAGCTTGCCGGTCACGGTGATGTGGCACTCATAACCAAATGTGTTCTGGGTGAAAGCAGCTCCGAATACGCTCAGGGCGGGGTTGCTGTCGCTCTGAGTGAAGAGGACGACATAGTCCTCCACTATGAAGACACCCTGAAAGCCGGTGACGGCCTCTGCGTGAAGGAAGCGGTGAAGACCCTTGTCGCTGAAGGACCTGAATATATCACCCAGCTTATTTCATGGGGCGCAAAGTTTGATACAAAGGAAGGCGCACTCTCCTTCACGCGTGAGGCGGCGCACAGCGTAAACCGCATAATCCACGCCCACGGTGACGCCACCGGACACGAAATAGTCCGCACACTGAAAGAATATTCCCTCAAGTTCATAAATATCTACAGGCTTGACTACACCTACGCCATTGATTTCATAAAAGACGGAGACAGAGTCACTGGAGTTCTTGCGCTGGATGAAAAAACCGGCGAACTCACTTCTTTCTTCTCAAAGGCTGTCGTTGTCGCCACAGGCGGAGCAGGAAGGCTTTTCACACGCACAACCAACCCGGATGTATCAACAGGGGACGGCGCTGCCATGGCTTTCAGAGCAGGTGCGGAGCTTGAGGATATGGAGTTTTTCCAGTTTCATCCCACCGCGCTTCACTTTCCCGGCGCTCCGGCGTTTCTCCTCAGTGAATCCATGAGAGGCGAAGGCGCTGTCCTGCGCAACAATGCCGGGGAAAGATTCTGCTTTAACTACCACGAAGACGGCGAACTCGCCCCCAGAGATGTGGTGAGCCGCTCAATATTCTTTGAAATGAATAAGACAAAAACGAATCACGTCTACCTCGACGTGACTCATCTTGATAAAGAGCACATCCTCCACAGGTTTCCCAAGATATACAACACCTGCCTCGGTTACGGAATCGATATTACG
The genomic region above belongs to Geovibrio ferrireducens and contains:
- a CDS encoding radical SAM protein; this encodes MNMPHHTEPLYRPPSEVDSLIFQITEGCSYNKCAFCGMYIDKPFRIKPLDDVLSEINRIPESYSRHVHRVFLADGDGVIYPTAELAVILDALTVKFPSLRRISSYAGPQALMKKSAAEWKLLREKGLRLLYFGLESADNRVLELMNKGMKADKLLPKVQLIKEQGIDFSVMVILGGGGRILSRQHMEETTAWLNAAKPKYVSLLTLFLRRRRDYFDSIEKPRIGDLIDEIRRFVSGINEGAMIFRSNHVSNFVPLEGVLPRDKGKLLARVDETEKFLRTRGMLDKYPDFYEEF
- a CDS encoding lytic transglycosylase domain-containing protein, giving the protein MKLISIYKKILLAFILYVFLLNTCTFLTTLNPKAFLNPFHIKTRTISVYHLVRHVVLVSGVAFREIPRELINEKAEHYSDKYGVDPDLVKIVIDVESKYNKFAISRTGAMGLMQLMPITFGDMGGQDPFDMDTNLEAGIKYLSIQLRRFNNTELALSAYNAGPYTVSSRGNRVPDFGETQRYVKKIMYRYSQVAGQD
- the accC gene encoding acetyl-CoA carboxylase biotin carboxylase subunit, with the protein product MPDIKKILVANRGEIAIRVFRTCRRLGIKTVAIYTNADRTAPHVRYADEAYCISEADNDTSYLKADKIIEIAKQAGAAIHPGYGFYSENPTFVQRLEEEGIIFIGPSAEHIKLMGSKTGARNAMVEAGVPVVPGTKNAIRDVEEAKKTAREVGYPIMLKAVHGGGGKGMRLVKSEEDFESSFRMASSEAANAFGNGDMYIEKFIIGPHHVEIQVLGDKHGNALHLFERECSIQRRHQKVIEEAPSPFINDATRAKMYDVAVKAVKAIGYYSAGTMEFIVGEDQNFYFLEMNTRLQVEHPITEMITGVDIVTEMIKVAEGKTLTYKQEEIVRNGHAIECRIYAEDPSNNFAPSPGLITVYETPGGPNVRVESGAFAGYEVPLYYDPMIAKVCSFGKTRESAIIAMKRILTEYKVSGIKTSIPFHQRVLKNETFLAGNYDTGFIDSKFDMEDLQRKEQKDPSVALIAAAIKQLLSEKISAQRSVTRRDVGESNWKRFGRLTSLGNRLG
- a CDS encoding nucleoside phosphorylase-I family protein, whose protein sequence is MILLFPTVNELYGSLGKITLNEWKYGIPCGEWRGMRVFVTGVSKTNAAFASALIFSEIHPEEAILAGICGAYRQSGLKTGDIVSVVKDWFADEALLIDSEIRLLGEEGFPVCENNFTKFEKIPSLSNAESNTVSLLSSCDLLANIYYNKTNAVVENMEGAPVGLSALRCGVKVMQARSVSNYCGERINQEWDIKSAFRSLASFFQSTF
- the metF gene encoding methylenetetrahydrofolate reductase [NAD(P)H] — protein: MKIIDIINSKRTISFEFFPPKKEEAESVLFDTISQLKKYNPDFVSVTYGAGGSTTEKTVEWIRRTRVDYGLEVMMHLTCIAATGEVIQSVTSELNSIGVKNILALRGDVPQDMNPDEISKEFEYASDLVKFLKKSGDYSVGVACYPEGHVQTRNLDKELEHLKLKQDLGADFAITQLFFVNDYFYRFIEKCEKAGITIPVIAGVMPITNISQVIRFTQMCGVEVPSSIVSAMEGKSDEDMFSLGVDYAVKQCECLWKNGVRGIHFYTLNRSGATEEVLKRLF
- a CDS encoding acyl-CoA carboxylase subunit beta is translated as MKEKIKKFQELNSIAELGGGLDRIKKQHEQGKLSARERIDKLLDKGTFVELDKFVVHRCTNFGMEKSKVFGDGVVTGYGKINGRTVFVFSQDFTVLGGSLSEMFAKKICKIMDKAIELGCPVIGLNDSGGARIHEGVMSLAGYADIFLRNTLSSGVVPQISAIMGPCAGGAVYSPALTDFTFMVKDTSYMFITGPEVVKTVTSEDVTKEQLGGAMTHNSKSGVAHFATENDEDCLLKIRELFSFIPSNNMEEAPIVPTKDDPNRTEISIHDIIPVDANKPYDMHELIQKIVDDGNFFEIQEHFAKNIIIGFCRLNGRTVGIVANQPAIMAGALDIDSSVKAARFVRFCDAFNIPLLTLVDVPGFMPGVAQEYGGIIRHGAKLLYAYCESTVPKVTVITRKAYGGAYDVLSSKHVRGDINYAFPTAEIAVMGPDGAAQILYKKEITSASDPAALQKQKVDEYRETFANPYRAAELGFIDEIILPELTRPKIIQAFELLANKRQSNPPKKHDNLPL